The genomic DNA tagaagGTATGAACGTGTACCAAACTGTTATGTCCTCCAAGGGATTGACctgctactttaatattcataccgtgaattatggtgtcagtttCAATTACTTTACAGcgggttgactcccggaataactggcttgactctcggaatcccaggataggtgaagccattgatttAGCCGGTTGACTCACAACGAAGTTAGTCAGGATCCCGAttcgtttgacactcaaccttctgattcatacaagaaattaaggtgcccgtcgctgaaatgaataccacttagcttctctgaacacgtcgttattctctcgaaacgggcgggtttgcttctccgaaagtaaggcATTCTGCAAAGTGTTTGTCTTTGTACCAATTAGCAACGATCTAAGGCGGTCCGACACTCTACGTTAATatgcagaccgtgaattaaggtgtccaatgccaatactctccTGCGGAATTACttgaggaatacctggtttggctctccgaatcacacgatagtTAAAGTTACATGCTTCGCCGATCGTCTTTCACAGATGGaggtaaagttctcgagcggtttgaccaactatctttcaattcatgcatgaaattaaggtgcgcgtcccaaaaatgtatactacttcctACCACTGGACATGGTGTCATATTCCCGCTAGAGCTGataagtttttcggagggtaaggcattctgtaagatgtttaaccctacacgaataggtaatattctacagcggcttgacggcCCGATTCAATATTCAAACAACGAATTGAGGTGTATATCGACAATAATGTTCTgaacatttgctcccggaatatctggcttgacacgcggaataacaggataggcggTGCTAATGACACAGCTGTGTGTCTATcatagaacgtggtaacgttctccatcggtttaactctctatcttgtaatccatacatgaagttaacgtgcccattactaaaatgtgtacagaattctacctctgaacaccaagctatacgctcgatataatgcgatattCTATGGGAGTGTATGGAAttcagtataacgtttgacattattccaattggtaacgttctctaacggattgactctgtacattaatatttataccgcgaaatagcgtgtctaatgctAATTATTTctcagtggattcactcccggagtacatggtttggctcttggaatcaaggatagatgaagctattcacgtagccgttcgactccaaaagaagatggtatccttgtttaacggtttgactttcgattttgctatttatatttggttgtccggaaagttcgtgccgatttttAGGAAAATTAAAACGCAGCTATTTAagtattggtatacatttattaAGTTATTTAGGTACCATTCTGTTTCGCAAactttcttcatttttcatgcAACTTACGAATTCCGTCCTTCCAGAACCTCTCAAGTTTTTCGGCAAAAAAATTGTCCAAATGGGTTTTTATCTCGACCAATGAGTTGAAAGTTTCTCCATTAAGGGAAACTTGTATTGATGGGGATAGGTGAAAAACCGAAGGCGCAAGGTCTGCCGAATACGGTGTATGGGGTAAATCATCCCAACCAAACTCCAACAATTTTTGCCGAGCTCTCAAAGACACATGGCTCGCGCATTGTCCTGATGAAATACGACGCCCTTCCTGTTCGCAATTTCTGGACGTTTTTGATCAATTGATGTCTTCAGTTTATCTAACTGAGAGCAGTACTTTGCCGAATCTATTGCCTCATTATTTGGTAAAGGCTCATAATGTAGGATTCCTTTCCAGTCCCACCAGATACAGAGCATTACCTTCTTCGAATGAAGACCGGCCTTTGCGGTGGCTAAAAGTGGTTCATCACGCTTTCTCCAGGACCTTCTACGCTGAACGTTTGTATGAATTATCCATATTTCATTCTCCGTCACTGATTCCTTCAGAAATGGCGTCTCCTCGTTGCGCTTGTAAAGCAAGTCGCAAATGAAGACGCGGTTCAACAGATTTTTTTTCGTTAAATTGTGCTGAACCCATACATCAAGACGGTTTACATCGCCGAGATTCATAGTATGATCGAGGATTgctgattttgatttatttagcaTTCCTGCTAATTGACGTAATGTTGAGCATGGGCTATTCTCGATTTCTGTTCTAATCATATCTTCGTCTGTGGTGGACGGCCTACCTGGGAGTTCTTGATCTTCAAGGTCGAAATTTCCAGTTTTAAACCGTGCAAACCACTTACGCACAGTTCTTTCGGCTACGGGATCCTCGCCATAAACAGCGCATATCTTATTTGCCGCTTGTGTGGCATTTTTGCCCATTCGGAAA from Lasioglossum baleicum unplaced genomic scaffold, iyLasBale1 scaffold0789, whole genome shotgun sequence includes the following:
- the LOC143220346 gene encoding histone-lysine N-methyltransferase SETMAR-like; protein product: MPTHPRTYFAVASVLLVVGRYKLVDTLAAGHDISMYWVVRKVRADFRHLMLFFFRMGKNATQAANKICAVYGEDPVAERTVHQELPGRPSTTDEDMIRTEIENSPCSTLRQLAGMLNKSKSAILDHTMNLGDVNRLDVWVQHNLTKKNLLNRVFICDLLYKRNEETPFLKESVTENEIWIIHTNVQRRRSWRKRDEPLLATAKAGLHSKKVMLCIWWDWKGILHYEPLPNNEAIDSAKYCSQLDKLKTSIDQKRPEIANRKGVVFHQDNARAMCL